In Xiphophorus maculatus strain JP 163 A chromosome 15, X_maculatus-5.0-male, whole genome shotgun sequence, the following are encoded in one genomic region:
- the LOC111611401 gene encoding uncharacterized protein LOC111611401, with protein sequence MLVLVLILVVVLQFEGTRGGEIHLYHREGENVVLPSERPSSDYPFSNIDWLYSRDGRTTNTEVGNGKVVQSSPRASRLNMDSSCSLTINTITADDAGLYTCIHGSGTSSDHFVYLNVLTISDADPTKGDFTLQCSLWRYKDLGPCPEKSFLWLDETGTELTSRRDALSSGQRCFSSPFVKHQSDTNTRFTCQFIEGNKVKVEAQYTEVHLYHRAGDEAVLPCNRPSSSDSCSSVNWTYKKNMNKMNKEQEVPGSASLDRICSLIINNITAEDAGRYRCRYNTYVYLNMMIISPLDADPTKNNFTLQCSLLRYRSGSCPVKSLLWVDETGSELTGEGDGYKSGGQTGCVSLLTVNLQSSRRFTCQFVEGNEVKIEAQYGSEGPPASSPLSFIMLTLKITGLILMVGITVGIIRTRGRKKPQKDINVCFAVDDDTVNYENDGERSAAAALH encoded by the exons atgttggttctggttctgattctggtcgTTGTGCTTCAGTTTGAAG gaacCAGAGGAGGAGAAATTCATCTCTATCACAGAGAAGGAGAAAATGTTGTTCTACCTTCAGAGAGACCTTCATCAGATTACCCATTCTCTAATATTGACTGGCTTTACAGCAGAGATGGAAGAACAACTAACACAGAGGTTGGAAATGGAAAAGTTGTTCAGAGTTCACCTCGAGCTTCCAGGTTAAATATGGACAGCAGCTGCTCTCTGACCATCAACACCATCACTGCTGATGATGCTGGACTTTACACCTGTATACATGGTTCAGGAACCTCCTCAGATCATTTTGTCTATCTGAATGTTTTAACCA tttcagACGCTGATCCAACAAAGGGAGATTTCACATTACAATGTTCTCTGTGGAGATACAAAGACCTGGGTCCTTGTCCAGAGAAAAGTTTCCTCTGGTTGGACGAGACAGGAACTGAACTGACCAGTAGAAGAGATGCTCTCAGCTCAGgacaaagatgtttttcttctccatttgTGAAGCATCAGAGCGACACCAACACAAGATTCACCTGCCAGTTTATTGAAGGAAACAAAGTGAAGGTTGAAGCTCAATACACAGAAG TCCATCTCTACCACAGAGCAGGAGATGAAGCTGTTCTACCCTGTAACAGACCTTCATCATCCGACTCATGTTCCTCTGTTAACTGGACttataagaaaaatatgaacaagATGAACAAGGAACAGGAAGTTCCTGGTTCTGCCAGTTTGGACAGAATCTGTTCTCTGATCATCAACAACATCACAGCTGAGGATGCTGGACGTTACCGCTGCAGATATAATACATATGTGTATCTAAACATGATGATCA tctcTCCACTAGATGCTGATCCAACAAAGAATAACTTCACATTACAGTGTTCTCTGTTGAGATACAGATCAGGTTCTTGTCCAGTTAAAAGTCTCCTCTGGGTGGacgaaacaggaagtgaactgaCTGGTGAAGGTGATGGATATAAATCTGGAGGACAGACTGGTTGTGTTTCTCTTCTGACTGTGAAtcttcagagcagcagaagatTCACCTGCCAGTTTGTTGAAGGAAACGAAGTGAAGATAGAAGCTCAGTATGGATCTGAAG GCCCCCCCGCCTCGTCTCCTCTGAGCTTCATCATGTTGACTCTGAAGATCACAGGACTGATCCTGATGGTTGGAATCACTGTTGGTATCATCAGAACCAGAG GGAGAAAAAAGCCTCAGAAAGACATTAAT gtttgttttgctgttgatgACGACACAGTGAATTATGAAAATGATGGAGAACGTTCTGCTGCCGCCGCGCTCCACTGA